From a single Nicotiana tomentosiformis chromosome 2, ASM39032v3, whole genome shotgun sequence genomic region:
- the LOC104085270 gene encoding laccase-17-like, whose protein sequence is MGFSSTFPSLVPMAMFFIAFLALCLMPQPSQAITRHYEFNITMQNVTRLCHTKSIVTVNGKFPGPRIITREGDRLLIKVNNHVPNNISIHWHGVRQLRSGWADGPAYITQCPIQTGQSYVYNYTIVGQRGTLWWHAHISWLRSTLYGPLIILPKKNESYPFVKPFKEIPIILGEWFNADPETIISQALQTGGGPNVSDAYTINGLPGLLYNCSAKDTFKLKVKPGKTYLLRMINAALNDELFFSIANHTLTVVDADAVYVKPFETETILVTPGQTTNVLLKTKPEYPSATFLMTARPYVTGQGTFDNSTVAGILEYESPIPHSTKSIKKLPLFKPTLPPLNDTSFATNFSKKLRSLANSQFPAKVPQNVDKHFFFTVGLGTTPCDKNQTCQGPTNTTKFAASINNISFVQPTTALLQSHFMGQSNSVYSPYFPINPLNWFNYTGNPPNNTMVYNGTKVLVLPFNTSVELIMQDTSILGAESHPLHLHGFNFFVAGQGFGNFDPNKDPANFNLIDPVERNTVGVPSGGWVAIRFLADNPGVWFMHCHLEVHTSWGLKMAWLVLDGKLPNQKLLPPPSDLPQC, encoded by the exons ATGGGGTTTTCTAGCACTTTTCCATCATTAGTTCCTATGGCAATGTTCTTTATTGCTTTTCTGGCACTATGTCTCATGCCTCAGCCTTCACAAGCTATCACCAGACACTATGAGTTCAAT ATTACAATGCAAAATGTCACTAGATTGTGCCATACTAAGAGCATAGTGACAGTCAATGGAAAATTCCCAGGGCCTCGTATTATCACAAGGGAGGGTGATCGTCTACTTATAAAAGTCAATAACCATGTTCCTAACAATATTTCCATTCATTG GCATGGAGTGAGACAGCTTCGTAGTGGATGGGCAGATGGTCCTGCATATATAACACAATGCCCCATTCAAACTGGCCAAAGTTATGTATACAATTACACAATTGTTGGTCAAAGAGGGACTTTGTGGTGGCATGCCCATATTTCATGGCTAAGATCTACTCTTTATGGCCCTCTAATTATCCTTCCTAAGAAAAATGAATCCTACCCTTTTGTCAAACCATTCAAGGAAATTCCAATCATCTTAG GAGAATGGTTCAATGCTGATCCTGAAACCATCATTAGCCAAGCTCTACAAACTGGTGGAGGTCCAAATGTCTCAGATGCATACACCATCAATGGCCTTCCAGGACTCTTGTACAACTGCTCTGCAAAAG ATACATTCAAACTAAAGGTTAAGCCAGGAAAAACATACCTTCTCCGTATGATCAACGCTGCACTAAATGATGAGCTCTTCTTCAGCATTGCAAATCATACACTCACTGTAGTCGATGCTGATGCAGTATACGTTAAACCTTTTGagactgaaacaatacttgtaaCACCAGGACAGACCACAAATGTTCTTTTGAAAACCAAACCTGAATACCCTAGTGCCACTTTTCTCATGACTGCTAGACCTTATGTTACGGGCCAAGGCACTTTTGACAACTCCACTGTTGCTGGAATTCTTGAATATGAATCCCCAATTCCTCATTCAACCAAATCAATCAAGAAACTTCCTCTGTTCAAGCCTACTTTACCACCTCTAAATGACACTTCTTTTGCCACCAATTTTAGTAAGAAACTCCGTAGTTTGGCAAATTCTCAATTTCCTGCTAAGGTCCCACAAAATGTTGACAAGCATTTCTTTTTCACAGTAGGCCTTGGCACGACTCCTTGTGACAAAAATCAAACTTGTCAAGGTCCTACTAATACAACCAAATTTGCAGCGTCGATTAATAACATATCATTTGTACAACCTACAACTGCATTACTCCAATCTCATTTCATGGGACAATCAAATAGTGTTTATAGCCCTTATTTTCCTATTAATCCTTTGAATTGGTTCAATTATACCGGGAATCCTCCAAATAACACAATGGTTTACAATGGTACTAAAGTTTTGGTACTTCCATTTAATACAAGTGTTGAGTTAATCATGCAAGATACAAGCATTCTTGGTGCTGAAAGTCATCCACTTCATCTTCATGGCTTCAATTTCTTTGTTGCTGGTCAAGGTTTTGGTAACTTTGACCCTAATAAGGATCCTGCTAACTTCAATCTCATTGACCCTGTTGAGAGGAACACTGTAGGTGTGCCATCTGGTGGTTGGGTCGCTATTCGATTTTTAGCTGATAATCCAG GTGTTTGGTTCATGCATTGTCACTTGGAAGTTCATACAAGTTGGGGGCTGAAGATGGCATGGCTTGTCTTAGATGGAAAACTTCCAAACCAGAAACTCCTTCCTCCTCCATCTGATCTCCCACAGTGCTGA